The following are from one region of the Pseudoduganella dura genome:
- a CDS encoding phage major tail tube protein, protein MALPSILKNFNVFLDGTSYAGQAEEIQLPKLSRKMEEWSGGGMSGTVEIDMGLEALTLEQTYGGIIRGILDQWGLTRHDGAMIRFAGAYQAQDSDQVDAVEVVVRGRHKEIDPGSAKMGDKTAFKVVTAVSYYKLTINGADVIEIDVMGMIEKVNGVDRQTAIRTAIGM, encoded by the coding sequence ATGGCATTGCCAAGCATTCTCAAGAACTTCAACGTATTCCTGGATGGCACGAGCTATGCCGGCCAGGCCGAGGAAATCCAGCTGCCCAAGCTGTCGCGCAAGATGGAAGAGTGGAGCGGCGGCGGCATGAGCGGCACCGTCGAAATCGACATGGGCCTGGAGGCGCTGACGCTGGAACAGACCTATGGCGGCATCATCCGGGGCATCCTCGACCAGTGGGGCCTGACACGCCATGACGGCGCCATGATCCGTTTTGCCGGCGCCTACCAGGCACAGGATTCCGACCAGGTCGACGCCGTGGAAGTTGTCGTGCGCGGCCGCCACAAGGAAATCGATCCCGGTAGCGCGAAGATGGGCGACAAGACCGCGTTCAAGGTAGTCACGGCCGTCAGCTACTACAAGCTGACCATCAACGGCGCCGACGTGATCGAGATCGACGTCATGGGCATGATCGAGAAGGTCAACGGCGTGGACCGCCAGACCGCCATCCGCACGGCCATCGGCATGTAA
- a CDS encoding phage tail assembly protein, which translates to MTTVTVILDTPLTRGETTITSIELRKPDSGALRGTNLQDLIQLDVNALAKVLPRISTPTLTEADVFRLDPADLIQLGSEFAGFLAPKAALAQARSLSE; encoded by the coding sequence ATGACCACCGTAACCGTTATCCTCGACACCCCCCTGACCCGCGGCGAAACCACGATTACCTCGATCGAGCTGCGCAAGCCGGACAGCGGCGCGCTGCGCGGCACCAACCTGCAGGACCTGATTCAGCTGGACGTGAATGCGCTGGCCAAGGTGCTGCCGCGCATCTCCACGCCGACCCTGACCGAAGCCGACGTGTTCCGCCTCGATCCCGCCGACCTGATCCAGCTAGGATCGGAGTTCGCCGGTTTTTTGGCACCGAAGGCAGCGCTTGCTCAGGCGCGCTCCCTCTCCGAGTAG
- a CDS encoding GpE family phage tail protein, protein MADIAVVFHWPPQAMAGFSLSELVEWRERARVRTEKQDGQ, encoded by the coding sequence ATGGCCGATATCGCCGTGGTGTTTCACTGGCCACCACAGGCGATGGCCGGCTTTTCCCTTTCCGAGCTGGTGGAATGGCGCGAGCGCGCCCGTGTAAGAACCGAGAAGCAAGATGGCCAATGA
- a CDS encoding phage tail tape measure protein yields the protein MANDLRLRVLFDMIDNATRPLRNMMNGSRQTTTAMRETRDRLRQLQATQRDVSAFRELRTGMAATATQMNQARARVAQLASEIAATGAPTREMARQFEEAKAAAARLRAETRQQHIDLHQLRGRLSGAGIDTRNLGQHERSLRQDIDQTNEALQRQQAELARVAANERRLAQARARRDAAQARAGRMAGTGAAAAAAGAATGAALSVPVQEYAKAEDSATQLRVSLMRAGAEVPPEFQKINDLATRLGDKLPGTTSDFQDMMTMLNRQGISTQSILGGMGEATAYLGVLLKKAPDDAAEFSAKLQDATRTSEKDMLSLMDVIQRTFYLGVDDNNMLQGFAKLSPAMDAIKQKGLEGAKVLAPLLVMADQAGMAGEASGNAFRKIFQLSLDSKKVGKANKGLAPGQQLDFTDGKGEFGGLDKMFKQLDKLKGLSTQKRLGVLKEIYGDDAETLQAIALMMEKGVAGYREVQGKMGAQASLQERVNVQLGTLKNLWDATKGTATNALVAFGASIAPELKATTEWLGEMAQRVGAWARENPRLAAGLMKAGALLALLLIVGGALLLMLASVLGPLAMVRFALTTLGIQGTLGARALGLLTGAFRLVSSAVLLLGRALLMNPIGLAITAIAAGAYFIYRNWEPITRFFAGIWSQIRTASAGGLAGVTALLLNWSPIGAFYKAFAAVLSWFGIELPAKFTTFGANIMAGLVSGITGALGTVRDAIGGAADATINWFKAKLGIHSPSRVFSDLGGFISQGAAQGVEGEQGKLTRAAANLASAAALTFAGAGAAPAAPLGAGSSSGSLSIGGDTITITIQADAGTGSDAIARAVRAELDKRDQAKRARFGSRLTD from the coding sequence ATGGCCAATGACCTGAGATTGCGGGTGCTGTTCGACATGATCGACAACGCCACCCGTCCCCTGCGCAACATGATGAACGGGTCGCGCCAGACCACCACGGCCATGCGCGAGACGCGCGATCGCCTGCGGCAGCTGCAGGCGACGCAACGCGATGTGAGCGCGTTCCGCGAGCTGCGCACCGGCATGGCCGCCACCGCCACGCAAATGAACCAGGCGCGGGCGCGTGTCGCGCAGCTGGCCAGCGAGATCGCCGCCACCGGTGCGCCGACGCGCGAGATGGCCCGCCAGTTCGAAGAGGCCAAGGCGGCGGCCGCCCGCCTGCGCGCCGAAACCCGGCAGCAGCACATCGACCTTCACCAGCTGCGCGGCCGCCTGTCCGGCGCCGGCATCGACACCCGCAATCTGGGCCAGCACGAACGCTCGCTGCGCCAAGATATCGACCAGACCAACGAGGCACTGCAGCGGCAACAGGCCGAGCTGGCACGGGTAGCCGCGAACGAACGGCGCCTGGCCCAAGCACGCGCGCGCCGCGACGCCGCGCAGGCGCGCGCCGGCCGCATGGCCGGTACCGGCGCCGCGGCGGCCGCCGCCGGCGCCGCGACTGGTGCCGCCTTGTCCGTCCCGGTCCAGGAATACGCCAAGGCCGAGGACTCGGCCACGCAACTGCGCGTGTCGCTGATGCGCGCCGGCGCCGAAGTGCCGCCCGAATTCCAGAAGATCAACGACCTGGCCACCCGGCTGGGCGACAAGCTGCCCGGTACCACGTCGGACTTCCAGGACATGATGACCATGCTGAACCGCCAGGGCATCAGCACGCAGTCAATCCTGGGCGGCATGGGCGAGGCCACAGCTTACCTGGGCGTGCTGCTGAAGAAGGCGCCCGATGACGCTGCCGAATTCTCGGCCAAGCTGCAGGACGCCACGCGCACCTCCGAAAAGGACATGCTGTCCCTGATGGACGTGATCCAGCGTACGTTCTACCTGGGCGTGGATGACAACAACATGTTGCAGGGCTTCGCCAAGCTGTCGCCGGCGATGGACGCGATCAAGCAGAAGGGCCTTGAAGGAGCCAAGGTACTGGCGCCCCTGCTGGTGATGGCCGACCAAGCCGGCATGGCTGGCGAGGCTTCGGGTAACGCCTTCCGCAAGATCTTCCAGTTGTCGCTGGACAGCAAGAAGGTGGGCAAGGCCAACAAGGGCCTGGCCCCGGGGCAGCAGCTGGACTTCACCGACGGCAAGGGCGAGTTCGGCGGCCTCGACAAGATGTTCAAGCAGCTCGACAAGCTCAAGGGCCTGTCTACGCAAAAGCGCCTGGGCGTGCTGAAGGAGATCTACGGCGATGACGCGGAAACCCTGCAGGCGATCGCCCTGATGATGGAAAAGGGTGTGGCCGGTTACCGTGAGGTGCAGGGCAAGATGGGCGCGCAGGCCTCCCTGCAGGAGCGCGTCAACGTCCAGCTGGGCACCCTGAAGAACCTGTGGGACGCCACCAAGGGCACCGCCACCAACGCCCTGGTGGCGTTCGGTGCCTCGATTGCCCCAGAGCTGAAGGCCACCACCGAATGGCTGGGCGAGATGGCGCAGCGCGTGGGCGCGTGGGCACGCGAGAATCCGCGCCTGGCTGCCGGCCTCATGAAGGCCGGCGCCCTGCTGGCCCTGCTGCTGATCGTCGGCGGCGCGCTGCTGCTGATGCTGGCCAGCGTGCTGGGTCCCCTGGCCATGGTCCGGTTCGCGCTGACCACGCTGGGCATCCAGGGCACCCTCGGCGCCCGGGCGCTGGGCCTGCTGACCGGTGCTTTCCGCCTGGTCAGTTCGGCCGTACTGTTGCTGGGCCGGGCGCTGCTGATGAACCCGATTGGCCTGGCCATCACTGCGATCGCCGCCGGCGCCTATTTCATTTACCGCAACTGGGAACCGATCACGCGCTTCTTCGCCGGGATCTGGAGCCAGATCCGCACGGCATCCGCCGGCGGCCTGGCCGGCGTGACGGCCCTGCTGCTGAACTGGTCCCCGATCGGGGCGTTCTACAAGGCATTCGCCGCGGTGCTGTCCTGGTTCGGCATCGAGCTGCCGGCGAAGTTCACCACCTTCGGGGCCAACATCATGGCCGGCCTGGTGAGCGGCATCACTGGCGCCCTGGGCACGGTGCGCGACGCGATCGGCGGCGCGGCCGATGCCACGATCAACTGGTTCAAGGCCAAGCTGGGCATCCACAGCCCGAGCCGCGTGTTCAGCGACCTGGGCGGCTTCATCAGCCAAGGCGCTGCGCAGGGCGTGGAGGGCGAACAAGGCAAGCTGACCCGGGCGGCCGCCAACCTGGCCAGTGCGGCTGCGCTGACGTTCGCCGGCGCCGGTGCCGCGCCGGCGGCGCCGCTGGGGGCCGGCTCGAGCAGCGGTTCGCTGTCGATCGGCGGCGACACCATCACCATCACCATCCAGGCCGACGCCGGCACCGGTTCCGACGCGATCGCGCGGGCCGTCCGTGCCGAACTGGACAAGCGCGACCAGGCCAAGCGTGCCCGCTTCGGCTCGCGCCTGACCGATTAA
- a CDS encoding phage tail protein, whose translation MLMALGQFVFDMNTLAFQQLQRKTQWKHRASSRVGARDARQFTGLGDDTFTISGVLAPELTGTLSSLDELRAMGDTGEAYVLVDGAGTVYGAYLLEDLSADGSHIGIDGKPRRVEFSISLTRQDDDQASSMAQKGAS comes from the coding sequence ATGCTGATGGCACTTGGCCAGTTCGTGTTCGACATGAACACGCTGGCGTTTCAACAGCTGCAACGCAAGACGCAGTGGAAGCACCGCGCCAGTTCGCGCGTGGGCGCGCGTGACGCTCGCCAGTTCACAGGCCTGGGCGACGACACCTTTACCATCTCCGGCGTGCTGGCCCCCGAGCTGACGGGCACGCTGTCGTCCCTGGACGAGCTGCGCGCAATGGGCGACACGGGCGAGGCCTATGTACTCGTCGACGGCGCCGGCACTGTTTACGGCGCATACCTGCTGGAGGACCTGAGCGCCGATGGCAGCCACATCGGCATCGACGGCAAGCCGCGGCGCGTTGAATTCTCGATCTCGCTGACCCGGCAGGATGACGACCAGGCCAGTTCGATGGCGCAGAAAGGGGCAAGCTGA
- a CDS encoding phage late control D family protein, whose translation MPLSPDFTVKLDGRDLTSKIAPRLIRLSIRECRADEADTLDLVLDDSDGKLAIPPRGAVLAVAIGWTGSQLVDKGLFTVNEAEHAGTPDTITLRARSASMTKGMGERREKSWHGQALADIVKTIAARHELKPLVGAALGAVKIDHVDQTHESDMAFLTRLAKRYDAVMTVKADNLLFVPIGQGTTASGKTLPVIALTRADGDSHRYHVSERETYSGVKAHWYSNGEKKRHSVTVGGETNTNLKVLPETYTSQAEAEAAAAAEFKRTQRSQATFALGLAIGRPELFPELPVTVAGWKDEIDSIPWLVQNVTHDISDGGYTNSIELEMRDDPASDKHRDNFRRGA comes from the coding sequence ATGCCGCTGAGCCCTGATTTCACCGTCAAGCTGGACGGCCGCGACCTGACCAGCAAGATCGCGCCGCGGCTGATCCGCCTGTCTATCCGCGAATGCCGGGCGGACGAGGCCGATACCCTCGACCTGGTGCTCGATGACAGCGACGGCAAGCTGGCCATCCCACCGCGCGGCGCCGTGCTGGCCGTGGCGATCGGCTGGACCGGCTCCCAGCTGGTCGACAAGGGGCTGTTCACCGTCAACGAGGCGGAGCACGCCGGCACGCCCGACACGATCACGCTGCGCGCCCGCAGCGCCTCGATGACCAAGGGCATGGGCGAGCGGCGGGAAAAAAGCTGGCACGGCCAGGCGCTGGCCGATATCGTCAAGACGATCGCGGCGCGGCACGAGCTGAAGCCGCTGGTGGGCGCCGCCCTGGGCGCCGTCAAGATCGACCACGTAGATCAGACGCATGAAAGCGATATGGCGTTCCTGACGCGCCTGGCCAAGCGCTACGACGCGGTGATGACGGTGAAGGCAGACAACCTGCTGTTCGTGCCGATCGGGCAGGGTACAACCGCCAGCGGCAAGACCCTGCCCGTGATCGCGCTGACGCGCGCCGATGGCGACAGCCACCGCTACCACGTGTCCGAACGGGAAACGTACAGCGGCGTGAAGGCGCACTGGTACAGCAACGGGGAGAAGAAGCGGCATAGCGTCACGGTCGGCGGCGAGACCAACACCAATCTCAAGGTGCTGCCCGAGACCTACACCAGCCAAGCCGAGGCCGAGGCGGCCGCCGCGGCCGAATTCAAGCGCACGCAACGCAGCCAGGCCACGTTCGCCCTGGGGCTGGCCATCGGCCGCCCAGAGCTGTTCCCCGAGCTGCCCGTGACCGTCGCCGGCTGGAAGGACGAAATCGACTCGATCCCCTGGCTGGTCCAGAACGTCACGCACGACATTTCGGATGGCGGCTACACCAACAGCATCGAGCTGGAGATGCGCGACGATCCGGCCAGCGACAAGCACCGCGACAATTTCCGCCGTGGCGCGTGA
- a CDS encoding BrnT family toxin, with protein MNITFDPNKDRVNQSKHGVSLAEAERIEWDEAVDWEDDRHDYNEERRCALGPIGDRIYYVVYVDRAEGRRIISLRKANKREVLNYVEQAR; from the coding sequence ATGAACATTACTTTTGACCCGAACAAGGACCGTGTCAACCAAAGTAAACACGGTGTCTCATTGGCCGAAGCGGAAAGGATCGAATGGGATGAAGCAGTCGACTGGGAAGACGACCGGCACGACTACAACGAAGAACGGCGATGTGCACTGGGGCCGATCGGGGACAGAATCTACTACGTGGTGTATGTAGATCGAGCTGAAGGACGAAGAATCATCAGCCTACGCAAGGCGAACAAACGAGAGGTGCTGAACTATGTTGAACAAGCAAGATGA
- a CDS encoding BrnA antitoxin family protein codes for MLNKQDDKTEAAKAASSTQDGEQLLQVKIGGKARTIIMPSDEEDAEITAAAMADPDALPLTDEQLVQFKPARRIGRPPQDSTKVPTSIRLDNVVLDSFKATGEGWQTRVNAALLEYLKGNHMLAHRYHATVQKQGDETTKVDEFLVVAMDDGEAQQKVKEHLRQAGREGDALGEVYTVDVGNAMLRDVAVIR; via the coding sequence ATGTTGAACAAGCAAGATGACAAAACGGAGGCGGCGAAAGCCGCTTCTTCTACGCAGGACGGCGAACAACTCCTGCAGGTGAAAATCGGTGGCAAGGCGCGCACCATCATCATGCCGAGCGATGAAGAGGACGCGGAAATTACCGCGGCCGCCATGGCCGATCCAGATGCGCTGCCGTTGACGGACGAGCAACTGGTCCAGTTCAAGCCGGCGCGCCGGATTGGTCGGCCACCACAGGACAGCACCAAGGTGCCCACGAGCATCCGGCTCGACAACGTCGTGCTCGATTCGTTCAAGGCCACCGGCGAGGGCTGGCAGACCCGTGTTAACGCGGCACTGTTGGAGTACTTGAAGGGAAACCATATGTTGGCACACCGCTACCACGCCACCGTCCAGAAGCAGGGTGACGAAACGACCAAGGTCGATGAATTCCTTGTAGTGGCCATGGATGATGGCGAGGCACAGCAGAAGGTCAAGGAACACCTTCGGCAGGCCGGCCGAGAAGGCGATGCACTCGGCGAGGTATATACAGTAGATGTCGGCAATGCGATGCTACGTGATGTTGCCGTAATACGATAA
- a CDS encoding DUF2471 family protein: MDELMDEFELADQAVRAITQSVVLRYRTVGVLTWALLHQIEAEVLDEAARSGEHDQAVLNMMRAPAAMVYPRDDRPVSFTGHSFLPIVFSEVKDAWNRLH, from the coding sequence ATGGACGAACTAATGGATGAATTTGAGCTTGCCGACCAAGCTGTGAGAGCGATTACGCAAAGCGTGGTCCTGCGATATCGAACAGTGGGCGTTCTAACCTGGGCGTTGCTGCACCAGATCGAAGCTGAAGTTCTGGATGAGGCAGCGCGCAGCGGGGAGCACGATCAGGCCGTGCTTAACATGATGCGAGCGCCGGCGGCGATGGTCTACCCACGCGACGATCGCCCGGTGTCGTTCACGGGGCACAGCTTCTTGCCGATCGTGTTCAGTGAAGTAAAAGACGCGTGGAATCGTTTGCATTGA
- a CDS encoding CRISPR-associated protein Cas2 produces the protein MTTYTVSYDLNKEKDYARLLNELRRLNGVRVQASYWLVAVSNTAEELHNHLKTFVDKDDALWVSEVVRNNYYSNAIKGTNDFLSRNPPSR, from the coding sequence TTGACTACATATACTGTAAGTTACGATTTGAACAAAGAGAAAGATTATGCTCGCCTCTTGAATGAGCTGAGGCGTTTGAATGGGGTTCGTGTCCAAGCATCTTACTGGCTAGTCGCGGTTTCTAATACGGCTGAAGAGCTGCATAATCATCTTAAAACTTTTGTTGATAAAGATGATGCTCTCTGGGTTTCTGAGGTTGTAAGAAACAACTATTACAGTAATGCCATAAAGGGAACAAATGATTTCTTGAGTAGAAATCCACCTTCTCGATGA
- a CDS encoding GNAT family N-acetyltransferase: MEIPKFQSLTKAHNVADFDCGVPALNHWLKTIAPQHQKNGMSKTFVLVYESRPEEVVGFFAMSLRDKVLAADLPAAMRKRLPEAVTGYTLARLAVSEKFKGQQHGERLLLKAMQKAYQASKSVAGFGLFVDAKEGAASFYEKYEFVPFPDDPNTLVYPIRDMPPFPEEN; this comes from the coding sequence ATGGAAATTCCGAAGTTCCAATCGCTTACAAAAGCGCATAATGTTGCAGATTTTGATTGCGGTGTGCCAGCTCTGAATCATTGGCTCAAAACAATCGCTCCGCAACATCAAAAAAATGGGATGTCCAAAACGTTTGTTTTGGTGTATGAATCGCGTCCAGAAGAAGTAGTCGGATTCTTTGCAATGAGCTTGCGTGACAAAGTGCTGGCAGCAGATTTGCCTGCTGCCATGCGGAAGCGTCTACCTGAAGCAGTAACTGGGTACACATTGGCGCGGTTGGCTGTCTCCGAAAAATTCAAGGGGCAACAACATGGGGAACGGCTTCTCTTGAAAGCCATGCAGAAGGCATATCAAGCATCTAAATCTGTAGCTGGTTTTGGCTTGTTTGTCGATGCTAAAGAAGGCGCCGCCTCCTTTTACGAGAAGTATGAATTCGTTCCCTTTCCGGATGATCCTAATACGCTGGTGTACCCTATCAGGGATATGCCACCATTCCCGGAAGAAAATTAA
- a CDS encoding type II toxin-antitoxin system TacA family antitoxin translates to MNVIEKERITARISSNVAAVLSSAAELTGTTMNGFVVQAALEKAQQVIDRESRTMITGNDAAMLLNLLDNPRKPNKAMERAFERFMKENHGNSEVPIAYKSA, encoded by the coding sequence ATGAACGTTATAGAAAAAGAGCGGATCACTGCTCGCATTTCTAGCAATGTTGCGGCAGTACTTAGTTCGGCAGCAGAGTTGACGGGGACTACTATGAATGGTTTTGTAGTCCAAGCTGCACTTGAAAAAGCGCAGCAGGTTATAGACCGGGAAAGCCGGACTATGATTACTGGGAATGATGCTGCCATGTTACTCAATTTGCTTGATAACCCTAGAAAGCCAAATAAGGCAATGGAGAGGGCTTTCGAGCGTTTTATGAAAGAGAATCATGGAAATTCCGAAGTTCCAATCGCTTACAAAAGCGCATAA
- a CDS encoding recombinase family protein, with the protein MRHSTATNNLDLITGGMLIGYARVSTVDQNLDLQRDALQRAGCGQIYEDKASGRAKDNRPELAAVLRALRAGDTLVVWRLDRLARSLVDLVQIINELGEKGVGFRSLTEQIDTTSAQGRLFLGVFASMAQYMRDVIHENTMEGLKAARARGRMGGRPSKLDAQAIREIEALLKDQSITVGDVAKRYKVSRATIYNSLNAKPGKPDTQTERDAT; encoded by the coding sequence ATGCGACACTCCACCGCCACCAATAACCTGGACCTCATCACCGGCGGAATGCTGATCGGCTACGCGCGCGTGTCTACCGTCGATCAGAACCTGGACCTGCAGCGCGACGCCCTGCAGCGCGCCGGATGCGGCCAAATTTACGAGGACAAAGCCAGCGGCCGTGCAAAGGACAATAGACCCGAGCTGGCAGCCGTGCTGCGCGCGCTGCGCGCCGGCGACACGCTGGTGGTCTGGCGCCTGGACCGCCTGGCGCGGTCCTTGGTCGACCTGGTGCAGATCATCAACGAGCTGGGAGAGAAGGGGGTCGGGTTCCGGAGCCTGACGGAACAGATCGACACTACCTCGGCGCAGGGCCGGCTGTTCCTTGGCGTGTTCGCATCGATGGCGCAATACATGCGCGACGTGATCCACGAAAACACGATGGAGGGCCTGAAGGCTGCGCGTGCGCGCGGCCGCATGGGAGGTCGACCGTCGAAGCTGGATGCCCAAGCGATCAGGGAAATTGAGGCGCTATTGAAAGACCAGAGCATCACTGTAGGCGACGTGGCTAAACGCTACAAAGTCAGTCGCGCGACGATCTACAACTCTTTGAATGCGAAACCAGGGAAACCAGACACCCAAACTGAAAGGGATGCAACATGA
- a CDS encoding LexA family transcriptional regulator: MEHNKAFVEAIVNRMKTVLGVESDTDAAKILGGTRSMLSLWKNRGSVPFQQCIEMAEKHNISLDWLVLGRGSKEVATADAVQPISDLYVEVEHFDAATLYAENGKLTSWTLPRTWLEQQGLEAASTWVVRAAGDSMAPTITDGQLVIVDRRVKDVDGVYLVDTGKSTRFRRLQRMMDGSIRLLCDNPAYAPDTIPAGDVLAFDPVGYCHSVIKLLR; the protein is encoded by the coding sequence ATGGAACACAATAAGGCATTTGTAGAAGCCATCGTTAACAGAATGAAAACAGTGCTGGGTGTAGAGAGTGATACGGATGCGGCAAAGATCCTCGGCGGAACGCGCTCGATGCTGAGCTTGTGGAAAAACCGCGGCAGCGTTCCATTTCAGCAATGCATCGAAATGGCTGAGAAACACAACATCAGCCTGGACTGGTTGGTGTTGGGTCGCGGATCCAAAGAAGTGGCTACTGCCGATGCTGTACAGCCGATCAGCGATCTGTATGTAGAGGTAGAGCATTTCGACGCCGCTACGCTGTATGCGGAGAACGGAAAGTTGACATCGTGGACGTTGCCCCGGACCTGGCTTGAGCAGCAGGGCCTGGAAGCAGCTTCTACATGGGTCGTGCGCGCTGCCGGCGATTCCATGGCACCGACTATCACGGATGGCCAACTGGTGATCGTTGACCGACGCGTGAAAGATGTAGATGGGGTCTACTTGGTAGACACAGGCAAGTCCACCCGATTCCGGCGTCTGCAACGCATGATGGATGGATCGATTCGACTGCTGTGCGATAACCCGGCCTATGCCCCTGACACAATTCCGGCGGGCGATGTTCTTGCCTTTGATCCAGTCGGATATTGCCACTCCGTGATCAAGCTGCTGCGCTGA